TCTgacctcgacggcggcgggcggcgggcggagggggTGGAGCCCCTTCGACGCGACCCACGGCTTCCCGTCGACGCCCGAGTCCCTCATGTCGCACATCGACGTGGCCATCGCCTCCACGGAGTACGCTCGCACCGGCGCCCTCCTCCGGCCTGCTACGACGTGACGGTCGCGGACGAGGCGTGCGCGGCGCTGGGGCGGGGCGTCCGGAAGCCGCCGTGCGGTCGCTGCGGGTGGCGCTGGCGAGCTGCCCGCCGGAGAAGACCGTGGCCGCCGCTTCCGCTTAGTAGCACCACAGGCAGAGCAGGAAGCCACATTCATCACTGCTGCAGTTTCCTCTGCTCGGAAAATCGCTAATTGTGCCTCGGACTGATTCATGTGTTCCTATTTGCCTGGCTTGGTCAGGACGGCAGAGATCATAGATAGCAAATCTTGGTGTCATAGCGATCTAAACATTCGTCGAAAAAAAATTGTGTGATGGAAACAGGGTGTACTTAATATGGATTATGGAAAACCATAAACAATTTCACCAGATCTCATCTCTTTCTATTCCGTCTGAATCATTGCCTACTTCAGCATCGCAAAACGTGATGTTGATGCACTAAATTAAAACCAACTGGAATGCGTAGATGAAATTCAGAACCTTCAAGTCAAGTGTGATTGAATCATCCAATTTTCTTTCATCCAATGCGTAGATGCAAGggaaaagtccggtttacaccctccaactatcgcaaaagtccgattttcaacctttcACTACAAAATTGGACAACATAGACCAtacaactgtcaaaaccgggcaaatttggcccatGAGATGGTAttgaaggtggttttctattttgtcagaattaaaaatattcaattttacactaaaaatttataagtaagtcattttaagtcaaaaaattatgaaatggatatcaaaagttttcgaaaaatgtaacatatctattgtcacattacttgtgagctattcagatctaacttttttatgttcataatatttggttgcttgcagttatgcctattatttttaataactaagattcaaatggagcaataatagataggttatatttttagaaaaaatttagtactagtttcatatattttttttatttaaagtgaattagttttgattttttagatctaattatatttatttattttttttagaaaatgcaaaaccacaTTTAAAACCATCCCAAGGaccaaatttgtccggttttgacagttggatggtctATGTTGTCCGATTTCGtaattgaaggttgaaaataaGATTTTTACGATAGTTTAAGAGTGAAAATTGGACTTTAATGTATGGGAAGACGGATTCAGCTGTTGGCAGTTGGTACGACTCCTGCCAAGGCCAAGGGAACAACCCCACAGAAGGCGGTGAAAtgcaacaaagtcgcgtcgACATGGAGGACCGGATACCTCGTAGATACGTACACAGATGAATTCCTCTGTTCTACTAATAGACTAGTACCAAGGAGCAAAATCAAGAATAGATTCGTCCGTACACTCTAACGCTAGGAACAATTTCGCGCCAATTCTTGGCTATCTCGGCCCGGAGAGCTGAGCCGACGACATGTACGACGGCCATGCGCTCACCGTCGTCAACGTCGTCGTCCCGGATCGGTCCCCGGGGGATGCCATATGCTTGAGATTCATGTCGCTGCCTCCGCCGTCCACCGGCCCGGAGAGCCCCCGGCCGTACAGCCGGAGGAACCCAAGCGAGTGCGCCCGCGGCTCCCAGAGCTCCATGGTGCCCTCGAGCATGCCGGCCACGACCGCCATGCTCGGCCGCAGGTGCGGGTCCTGGTGGAGGCAGCACAGCGCCACCTTCACCACCCTCTCCACCTCCTcggccaccacccgcccctgcaGCCGCGGGTCGGCCAGCTCCGCGTACTGCCCGGCCTCGTGCCCCTCCAGCGCGGCGAGCGGGAAGTAGTCGCTCCTCGCGCCGCGCGACGAGCTGCCCGTCGTCGTCCCGTTCGAGGAGCTggagccctcgccgccggcgtcgcttACGTGCTCGCTGCGGTTCTTGCGGCCGCGCACCAGCTCCAGCAGCACCATCccgaagctgtacacgtcggTGCGGTCGGTGATGGCCGCGTTGCTGAGCCACTCCGGCGCGAGGTACCCGCGCGTGCCCCGCATCGTCGTGAACAGGCCTGACTGCTCCGGCGTGAGGAACTTGGCGAGCCCGAAGTCGGCCATCTTCACCTGCCCGCCGTCGGCGAGCAGGATGTTCTCCGGCTTCACGTCGCAGTGGATGATCCTCTGGTCGCAGTCGAAGTGGAGGTACGCCAGCCCCCTCGCCGCCCCGACGGCGACCTCCATCCGCTCCTTCCACTCCAGCGGATGCCCGGCCGGCCGGAACAGCGACCGGTCCAGGGACCCGCGGTTCATGTACTCGTACACCaggaggcggcgctggcccTTCGTGCAGAAGCCGCGGAGGCGGACGAGGTTGATGTGGTGGATGTTGACGATGACGGCGATCTCGGTGCAGAACTCGCGCTTGCCCTGCATCCCGACGCCCTCGATCTTCTTCACGGCCACCTGCGACCCGTCCGGGAGCTCGCCTTTGTACACGGCGCCGAACCCACCGGCGCCGATCTTGACGCGGAAGCCGTTGGTCATGTCCTCGATCTCGTCGTGCGTGAACCTGGTGGGGAGGCCAGGGATGACGATGTCGTCGTCAACATCCCGCGCGAGGTGCGCTGAATCCGATGGCGAGCGCTGCCGCCGGAGCTGCAGGTCCCTGGAACGCGATGAGCGCCGCCCTTGTCTACGCCAGGACGTGATTACGATGGCgctgacgacgacgatgagcaCAAACGCGACGACTGTGGGGAGCAGGATGGCGATGAGGTTTCCGTTTGAAGAACTGTCCGATGACCTCGACTGCTGCGAGCTCTGGACCTTGATGTAGCCGACCTCGTCGGAGCCATTGGTGGAGTTGGCGCTCATGAAGGAGCCGAGCTGGTGCTGCACCAGGTAGCATGACAACGAGGAGTCGTCGTAGAAGTAACCGAGGCAGGAGCAGTTGCTGGTGCAGAGAGCCTGGCATGAAGAGATGGTGTCGCCGGCCACGGTCGGCGGCGCGAGTGTGTTGGCGTAGTAAGCGATGCCATTGCCAAGGCTGGCATACGAGACCGGCAAGCTGCTAGCAttaccggcgccgccgccgcatgagGAGACGGACAGCGGGGTGGAGCCGTCGGACGGCGTGCACCCGCCGTCGTGCGACGCCGCGAACAGGGGAGGGCACGTGCAGCCCTTGGGCGTGCAGAGCCCGAGCGCGCCACATGAGAGTGGCAGAGCGCACCCGTCGCTCGGCGCAgcgaacccgccgtccatggGCGTCCTCGATGAGTTCACCGACGCGAAGCTTGAGATCTGCAGCTTCCCATCGTAGCCAAGCTTGAGAATTCGCAGCTCCGCGGCCGGCAAGGAGACCTGGATGATGACCCCGCCGTCCGCCGAGAGAAGGTACAGCCCGGTGCCGTTGACGGCCATGTACGCGACGGTGCCGCCCCTGTCCATGGTCGAGCTGGCGTCATTGGAGAGCCGCCAGTACATGGAGCCCATCCACGTGAGCACCGCGTCGTTCGCCGTCACGTTGAGCCGGTAGTCCCCCTCCGAGTAGTCGGAGTCCGACGCGGCGGAGGCCAGGAACGCCCCGGCGGGGAGCCTCTGCGAGGACACGATGGTGTCCGTGGGGCGGTCGAACGATTGCCATATCGTGGCGTTCCTCGCGTCGAGCAGCGCGAGGTTGCCGCGGTCGTCGAGGCGGAGCGCGGCCACGGGCTCCCCGAACGGCGGCGTGGACCAGATGGCCGTGCCGTTCTGGTCCTCGGCGGAGAGCCCCCGCGCGGTGAGCTGTAGCTGCGCGGCGCGGTCGGTGAGGGGCGCGGCGCGGTTGGCGACCCAGACGCAGGTCTTGGACGGGGCGTGGAGCACGGCGAGGTAGAACCGCTCCTGCTGCCCCTCCGGGTTGTACACCACGGCCTGGAACGCGCCGCTCCGGGACGCGAGGAACACGCCGAAGGTGTCGATGAAGAGCAGGTACGACGCAGAGAAGTCCGGGGCGAGCACCTCCGTGGCGATCTTGCCGCCGCGCGCTCGGAGCGtggcggcgccgaggaggaagagcaggacggcggcgagtgAGGGTGGGGGACGCGTCGGCATCGGTGCGCCCGTGGATCGGCGGGCTCATGGCATTGGCACCGGGCGCGCGGCGatgggggaggcggaggcgtgcGCGACGAAGGCATGGCGGGCCGGGGGAGGCTGGGTTTGTGGCGGGGCAGTTGACTCGAGCGCCATTGGCCGCGCTGGGATCTGGGTGGGGGGTGCTGGATGGACATGTAAAAATAATGCAACGCGACGACGACTTGCGGCCGGTGCTGGCGTGCCGCGTCGTTGGCGTGCAGGCGGGCGCAGGTGCGGCtgcccgcctgccgccgcctgtTTCGTCTCCGCTGAATAAATTTTCGAAGCCCACGGGATGGTGGCGAGGTTGAACTTGAACGTCGTGCGCGAATCGGCGGCAGCGCGGGCGGATGAGATTGTTTGCGGGGCCTGCGCTTGGTGTCCTACCAGGAGCCAGCAGCACAGCAAGGCTTCTTCATCCATGGAAACCGTCCAAGAAACGACCCAGCTCAACGGCTATTCGTCCGGATCTAGGATTATAAAAAGAGTAATCGATGGATCGATCACCTATTCAGAGATCGAAACAGCAGAACGCTGTGTTGTTATATTCAGAAAACCTAACCCTCTGCGGCTCTATGCGCTATTTTTTCCCCCATTCAGAAAGCCAAATGATGAACATCGAGACTGTACTTTCACTTAAAATTAGCAAAGAAAATGGATCTCTAATGATTGCCCGCTGGAAACGAGGCAAAGTGACAGCAGCGTACTATTTTGCTTGTTCTGCTCATCTGCTGTGTGCTGTCAGTTGCAGCACCAATGAAATAGTATCATTTGATTTGAAAACATGTGCTGGATCTTTGGTTGGTGGATGCCATCATGCTCTGCGCGTTTACAACCATGATGCACTCATGCGGCttccccgcgcgccggccggccggccgccctgcCCGCCCACGGCATCTCTTCATGAGTCAAGCACGCACGATTCCGCGCGGCCACCCCTCCCAGATCTCGCGGGAGATGACGCGGAGCTCACATGACGAGCTGTGCCCCCGCCGGTAGGCAATTGGCGTACGTGCAAGTGGGCCTAAAAACTAAACCTCCGAGCTCACTGACCGAACCTGTAAGTTGTTGATCGCGGGTGTTACTGCACAATTAAGCATGCAGAATTGGACCGCCTGGCTGGTTCCCAGAGCTTTGGCAGTTCTCTCAAGGCCATGGCTTCAGCTCACTCTGCCGGCAGAGCCCAGAGATGTAGGCCACTGCCCAACTCGTACCTTCACCACATACAAAAAAACTCGTAGGCTAGTTAGTTAAACAATGACCATTCTGGAACGCTGATGCGCTCGTCGGGGACACGGCGAAGCCATTTTTCTTTTGGCTTCGGAGGCTTGTTTTTGTTTATCTCCTTGCAAAGTTGCAATTGTATTTCGGAAGCATATGGATGCGCTATAGTTTATACCAGGGTATTGAGCTGAGCTGGTTATTACGTGTATTGATGCGGTCAGATGCATGCATCAGGAGCGGCAGATGCTTGTACGGGCAGCGGAGTGAGCTGGGCGGTGGCGTGTGCATCAGCGGCCGGCGTTCGTGCGGCTCCGGCAGGTTCAGTGGCTCAGTCGGCGGAACCACGGAAGTCCGGCAGACCAACCTGCCGTAGTTGTTCCGTTCAGGTTGGTGAACGGTGGGAAGCCTGTGACAGTTGGTGATAAAGACAGTTTACTAGTAGTATTATGCAAGTGCCACAAAACTTAATAAAGCTAATGACGATTTGACCTTCCCGATCGCCGGCTTTATGGTGGCAAGAAAGTCAACTACGACACGACAGAATGTCAGCATCAGGACTAAACTTGCAAAGGGTGCAGTGTTCAGACTTCAGATCTTAGGCCATGCACATGATGAAAAGATAGCATCAGCAATTCAGCATGTCACAGCCCCAGAAGGAAAAAAATGGTTCTGTTTTGGATGGCTGCTCCAAAACTAGACCACGTAACAGAAAAAACAGATCGAGCAGCCATTACAAGCAAGTCACGAGCCACTTTTGGACAAGAGATCTAACATTCCATCGCAAAGCTATTGAAATACTTCAGACAAACACTCTATAGACCACCTCATCCTGCAGTCAATCAATCAGGCAACCATTCTAGAAGAACTGACGCATAGCTCGAGCAGAACCAACGCTACACATAACCGGCCGTATAGCTCGAACCGACACTCTACAGAGAACCAAACACTCTAGACGAACCGACGCATAGCTCGAGTCGAGCAGAACCAACACTACACATAACCGGACGGACCCGAATACTATTTGACAATGAATAAACTCGACTCTCCCAATCTTCTCCTTTTATAATAACAGACagataaaaaaagaaaggaaattcAAAAGGGATGAGGATAAACGACCGAAATACCCTCACGCATTGACCCTTGACCGCAGCAGATGCAAGCCTGCTCGTTCCTCCAGGTATTGGTGCCAGAGAACAGCAAATGATAGATATACCACAAAGTCACTCTACAGGTTTCTGTCCTTTGAATTGGAGTCAGACCAGCGAATGATATATATACGGTACTGTAATATGGAGTTGTAGAGTACATTTGAAACCCAAATCTTTATGTATACATTATAGCTCACTGATAGAATCCAAACAGCTATACAACTCAAGGAAATGGTCTGGTGGCAGCATAAAATTTCTTGAAGAgatttagtttcaaaaaaatttcttaaAGAGATGATCGACAAGATATCTCTGCCTGTAAAATGCAGTGATCTGTTTGATAGAAAGTCAAGAGATGAAACTGAGATTCTAAGAATGATATACCTCAACCGACACCATTAAATGGCCAAATGAAAATGGCAACAATAATGTtcggtttgaaaattttgaacaaaTAGAGCCAGTGATGCAGAGTAAAGAGTAAAATGGAGCAatagttaaaaaaaaaaggagcaaaTGAGTTGTAGTTCAGAACAAGGCAAAATTAAGAGCTGTGCGTGCTTCCGGAAACTCCATGATTTGACTTGTGAGTATTCCTCTATAGGAGGTAAACAAAATCTTCGCTCTAACAGTCTTGCTGTCCTACAAATTATTATGCATTGCGCATAAACTTTTCCTGGGGGTAAGAAAAGACCTATTTCGCTTGTTTAAATGTTTAATGAGTTCCTCTCATCAGAAGGGTGACGGACAAATCATCCGTtaagaaaaaacaaaagatTGGGAACTAAGCTCTTGAGTGATTGATACAATTCCATCCACCAAATACCATCACAGGGGATACAGAAAAATCAAGCGCTGGCCTTCAATTTAGCCTCTGCTGGGGCAGGTGTAACACCACCAGTTGTTGGGCTGAAAAAGGAAACAAAGTAAACCATTAATTGGCAATATATCAAAAGAATTTAGCTGTTGCAGCCTTCAAGGGGAAGCAGGGGATACTCACAGTCCAACCATGACTTTGAAAGCATCATAAATTCCCCACTGAGCACCAGTAAGGGTACCAATCATGACAATACGAATAGGAAGTCCTCTGGTGAAAAGACCCCAGAGACCAAACTTCTTAACAGCCTGCAAGAATACAGCAATAATATACAGTTAAACAACAGCTAGCAACAACATACAGTCAATTAACAGAAAACAATATTATAGTTAACCAACTAGCGAGTATGACAAGAAAATAAGGTTTGAGGCAAAAGCTCGAATATGCTTACATCACCCACTGTAGCACCCTTGGCATTGTTCAGGAAAGAAACAAGGTTGTCAGCCGGGTGAGAAACAATAGCACAGAAGACACCAGCAATATAGCCACCAGCAAAGCTGATACCCAACTGGGTCAACTTGCTGCACTCAGACTTGGGAACAGGCACAGCATGCTTGTAGATAAGCTCAACAATGGTCTCAAAGGAAGCAAACTTCATCATGGTATCTGCATGCATCATGCAGAATTCAACTTATGAGTACATCTTATAACAGGAAAAGATAGCTTATATAAGAGCAAATAATATAATACAACTAAGAAAATGAAGATAATCACTAAGAAACAAGGCATGGGAGCTCCACACTGCATGGTAAAGGTTTAAAGTTACATCAATGATCAATTTCTGCTTAGGAAATGTCAAGACTACAGCTGCTAACTACGGTGAGACGATGGAATTCCTGGTATAAAATATCAACAGACGTCCAATGCTTTCTTTTAGTTGGTGTCGTGCAATTCTACATACATAAATAAAATGTATGGAACAATCTAGGAAGCAATCGATTTGCCTGAAGAAAACCTCCACTAAAGCTCATAGTACTTGATAGACAACTACAGCAACCAAAGCCTTTTTAATAAATGGCTATCATGCTTTTCTAATCAAAATGAAAATCCCAATAAAAATTGCAAACATTTAAAGCTGAGACTGGAAGATACCAAAACTGAAACAGAGTGGTATAAATTCTCTTCTTGTTGGGTCACGTGCAACAGATAAATTGATTGTTCAATACATTATAGTTCAAATACAGAGTACAATACAtgcatttttggcaaaatatGTGTTGTGTCCTGGATTTTAGAGAAAGGTGAACTCTAGTGAAAACCACTAAAAAGAAGGTGAAGAAACTCTATAAAGTGGGTGAACAAAAGTATAACAAATTTTTCTACAGAATAAATAATGATAGGGAATTATCATAAAGCTGAAATGCTTGGTGTAACAACAGAGACATTAAAAAAAAATAGTCGGTTCACAAGGTGTCAAGACATCAAGAGAGTTGTCCCACACAGACAAGATTAGTTCTAGAGCATTTCCACAGCAAACACTTAATGCAAATGATGAATTTACCAAGATGATAACAGATATGAACTTACAAGGAATCTGACGACCCCAGAGAGGAACAAGTCCCTTGTAGAGCCTAAAAATATTAAGCAGTAAGAGCTGTTAACATAGAGGACAAGGATGTGTCAAATCATGATGATTTTGAGCAAGCACGTTTACTTACCCGAGAGCACCCTCAGATCGGACAAATTTGGGGAGCCCATCGCTCAACCCACGAGCAAATCCAGGCTGCGTCTGCACACGTACCTTCACAGCTTCAAAGGGGCAGAGAGCCACATCGGCAATTACCTCAGCAGAAGCAGAACCTGCCAGGTAGATTAGAGTCTTGTACTTCTGGGCATACTCAGGCCCTGCAATATCTGAGTAGTACTTCTTGAAGAACTCATAGAAGCCAAACTTGCAAGCCCCCTGAGCACTGTAACCAAGCAAGGTAGGCACCCATCCCCTGAAGAAGCCCCTAGCCCCTTGCTCCTTTAACAGGACACCAAATCCAGATGAGATGCTCTTGTATTTCGCTGGATCGATCTGCAAAATAAAACCAAAACGTGTTATTACCAAATCCTTAATGCAAGCATGCCATCATTAGCTTCTCACACAATGCATCAGTTAATGACTGTGCTGATTATCTATCAATCTCAAACTATTCATTAAATGGCACAGTAGAGGAACAGAGAAAATGACACTCCACTGAACAGGGCGTGAAGTTTTATGGGTTAGCGAAACTAGACAGTTAGCTAGGCAGATACCAGATTACAAACTAAAAC
This window of the Panicum virgatum strain AP13 chromosome 1K, P.virgatum_v5, whole genome shotgun sequence genome carries:
- the LOC120642975 gene encoding G-type lectin S-receptor-like serine/threonine-protein kinase At5g35370, producing the protein MPTRPPPSLAAVLLFLLGAATLRARGGKIATEVLAPDFSASYLLFIDTFGVFLASRSGAFQAVVYNPEGQQERFYLAVLHAPSKTCVWVANRAAPLTDRAAQLQLTARGLSAEDQNGTAIWSTPPFGEPVAALRLDDRGNLALLDARNATIWQSFDRPTDTIVSSQRLPAGAFLASAASDSDYSEGDYRLNVTANDAVLTWMGSMYWRLSNDASSTMDRGGTVAYMAVNGTGLYLLSADGGVIIQVSLPAAELRILKLGYDGKLQISSFASVNSSRTPMDGGFAAPSDGCALPLSCGALGLCTPKGCTCPPLFAASHDGGCTPSDGSTPLSVSSCGGGAGNASSLPVSYASLGNGIAYYANTLAPPTVAGDTISSCQALCTSNCSCLGYFYDDSSLSCYLVQHQLGSFMSANSTNGSDEVGYIKVQSSQQSRSSDSSSNGNLIAILLPTVVAFVLIVVVSAIVITSWRRQGRRSSRSRDLQLRRQRSPSDSAHLARDVDDDIVIPGLPTRFTHDEIEDMTNGFRVKIGAGGFGAVYKGELPDGSQVAVKKIEGVGMQGKREFCTEIAVIVNIHHINLVRLRGFCTKGQRRLLVYEYMNRGSLDRSLFRPAGHPLEWKERMEVAVGAARGLAYLHFDCDQRIIHCDVKPENILLADGGQVKMADFGLAKFLTPEQSGLFTTMRGTRGYLAPEWLSNAAITDRTDVYSFGMVLLELVRGRKNRSEHVSDAGGEGSSSSNGTTTGSSSRGARSDYFPLAALEGHEAGQYAELADPRLQGRVVAEEVERVVKVALCCLHQDPHLRPSMAVVAGMLEGTMELWEPRAHSLGFLRLYGRGLSGPVDGGGSDMNLKHMASPGDRSGTTTLTTVSAWPSYMSSAQLSGPR
- the LOC120642988 gene encoding mitochondrial phosphate carrier protein 3, mitochondrial-like translates to MALSDRSRESLLPSFLYASSSARSFAATPSRLSVPVPAPAPAAAGAGGGVPFTIQAPKEKIELYSPAFYAACTAGGIASCGLTHMAVTPLDLVKCNMQIDPAKYKSISSGFGVLLKEQGARGFFRGWVPTLLGYSAQGACKFGFYEFFKKYYSDIAGPEYAQKYKTLIYLAGSASAEVIADVALCPFEAVKVRVQTQPGFARGLSDGLPKFVRSEGALGLYKGLVPLWGRQIPYTMMKFASFETIVELIYKHAVPVPKSECSKLTQLGISFAGGYIAGVFCAIVSHPADNLVSFLNNAKGATVGDAVKKFGLWGLFTRGLPIRIVMIGTLTGAQWGIYDAFKVMVGLPTTGGVTPAPAEAKLKASA